From the genome of Impatiens glandulifera chromosome 9, dImpGla2.1, whole genome shotgun sequence, one region includes:
- the LOC124915094 gene encoding prostatic spermine-binding protein-like translates to MEVGGFYADLASMERTMVFSVVEALAMEVLLAAQRCCFAYLLVQKKTGSLTSLNDESPRFTGIDKRFPLDQLKRKEQPELENKDASDSENDDGEDDDDEQDAAADDDDEDEDFSGGEEDDDDDEEGNPEEDAKANGKGGSDDDEDEDDDEGDEDDEGDDDDEEEDEDEEDEEDQPAAKKRK, encoded by the exons ATGGAGGTTGGTGGGTTTTATGCTGACTTGGCTTCCATGGAGAGAACGATGGTCTTCTCTGTAGTGGAAGCTCTGGCCATGGAGGTTTTATTGGCTGCTCAGAGGTGCTGTTTCGCTTACCTCCTTGTGCAGAAGAAG ACTGGATCTCTAACCAGTTTGAACGATGAGTCTCCAAGATTTACTGGGATTGATAAGAG GTTCCCATTAGATCAACTTAAGAGAAAGGAACAACCTGAACTTGAAAACAAAGATGCTAGTGATTCTGAGAATGATGATGgagaggatgatgatgatgaacagGATGCTGCTgccgatgatgatgatgaggatgAAGATTTCTCaggtggagaagaagatgatgacgacgatgaagAAGGGAACCCGGAAGAAGATGCTAAGGCTAATGGTAAAGGGGgtagtgatgatgatgaagacgaggatgatgatgaaggagatgaagatgatgaaggagatgatgatgatgaggaagaagatgaagatgaggaagatgaagaggacCAACCAGCTGCTAAGAAGAGGAAGTGA
- the LOC124914740 gene encoding triphosphate tunnel metalloenzyme 3: protein MEIEVKLRLPNSASHNKVFSILSPFHLRTHRQYNTFFDGSSKELSSQRAILRLRFYDGDSKCVVCLKGKAVIVDGVSRVEEDEEEIDPLIGRECVEDPSKLGSIDSRILRRAKDEFGVSDVGFVCLGGFHNVRQVFEWNGLVLELDETSYEFGTCYEIECESLEPEKAKKMIEDLLKENGIDYSYSEVSKFAIFRSGKLPV, encoded by the coding sequence ATGGAGATTGAAGTCAAACTCCGTTTACCTAATTCCGCTTCCCATAACAAGGTTTTCTCAATCCTATCTCCTTTTCATCTCCGTACTCACCGTCAGTACAACACTTTCTTTGATGGATCATCGAAGGAGCTTTCTTCTCAACGGGCTATCCTCCGTCTCCGTTTCTACGACGGAGATTCCAAATGTGTTGTCTGTCTCAAAGGCAAGGCTGTTATAGTTGACGGTGTTAGTAGGGTTGAAGAGGATGAGGAGGAAATTGATCCATTGATTGGCCGTGAATGTGTTGAAGATCCATCGAAACTTGGATCAATTGATTCGAGAATCCTGAGGAGGGCGAAGGATGAATTTGGTGTATCTGATGTTGGGTTTGTTTGTTTGGGAGGTTTTCATAACGTGAGACAAGTGTTTGAGTGGAATGGTTTGGTATTGGAGTTGGATGAAACTAGTTATGAATTTGGGACTTGTTATGAGATTGAATGTGAAAGTTTGGAACCTGAGAAGGCGAAGAAGATGATTGAGGATTTACTGAAGGAGAATGGGATTGATTATTCATATTCAGAAGTTTCAAAGTTTGCTATTTTTCGATCTGGAAAGTTGCCAGTGTAA